The following coding sequences lie in one Candidatus Zixiibacteriota bacterium genomic window:
- a CDS encoding T9SS type A sorting domain-containing protein yields MIRGALILGTVLLSAQATLAQVAGRVTTGDGTAINGATVEVWDAYPGGTILNSTASNSGSGEFALPAVAGDFFDLRVYKYGYFPTVVRDLPDPTTNALVMLFPVPTAVGGTTVADFWDDNSTFLSASIRAGDVIESIDPRSMACGVSQYIPALGNYLLHAKGDDPVTPETDGALAGEDLTIKVNGLAASTDVTPKFLPAPPSYQVRLTGATAAPGVTMTGELERPGKAGNIAIIPVTVTNTGDVTVNVTVTADLDQPWAFTIELAPTKSLPLTIAPGASEDVVVKIDVPIGEPDQDVEVRVHVQVDDYAPANSGVWTNLKVQAISDAGNGGNGLVPDQFALAQNYPNPFNPATSISYSLKVDGIVRLDVINLLGQNICTLVDGYRARGMHMETWDGRDRNGATVPSGIYFYRLTQNAESLTRKMVLLK; encoded by the coding sequence ATGATCCGAGGGGCCTTGATTCTGGGGACGGTGCTCCTGAGTGCGCAGGCGACCCTGGCGCAGGTAGCGGGCCGAGTCACCACCGGCGATGGGACCGCCATCAACGGCGCCACGGTCGAAGTCTGGGATGCGTACCCGGGCGGCACAATCCTCAATTCAACGGCCTCCAACAGCGGCAGCGGTGAGTTCGCGTTGCCGGCGGTTGCTGGGGATTTCTTTGATTTGCGGGTGTACAAGTACGGGTATTTTCCGACGGTTGTCCGTGATCTGCCTGATCCGACGACGAATGCACTCGTGATGCTCTTTCCGGTGCCGACGGCGGTGGGTGGAACAACCGTGGCCGATTTCTGGGACGACAACAGCACATTCCTGAGCGCGAGTATTCGCGCCGGAGACGTGATCGAGTCAATCGATCCTCGCAGCATGGCGTGCGGCGTGTCGCAGTACATCCCGGCTCTGGGGAATTACCTGCTTCATGCCAAGGGTGATGACCCGGTCACGCCGGAGACGGATGGGGCCCTGGCAGGGGAAGACCTGACGATCAAAGTGAACGGTCTGGCCGCCTCGACCGATGTGACGCCGAAGTTCCTGCCGGCTCCGCCCAGCTACCAGGTTCGCCTCACGGGTGCGACGGCGGCGCCGGGTGTCACGATGACCGGTGAACTGGAGCGGCCGGGAAAGGCGGGGAACATCGCGATCATCCCGGTCACGGTGACAAACACGGGGGATGTGACTGTGAACGTGACCGTGACGGCGGACCTTGACCAGCCGTGGGCGTTCACGATCGAGCTGGCGCCGACGAAGTCGCTGCCTTTGACGATTGCGCCGGGGGCATCCGAGGACGTGGTCGTGAAGATTGATGTGCCCATCGGCGAGCCGGATCAGGATGTCGAGGTTCGTGTGCACGTGCAGGTGGACGACTACGCACCGGCGAACTCCGGTGTCTGGACCAACCTGAAGGTGCAGGCGATCTCCGATGCCGGCAATGGCGGCAACGGGCTCGTGCCGGATCAGTTTGCGCTGGCGCAGAATTACCCGAACCCGTTCAACCCGGCGACATCGATCTCGTACAGTCTCAAGGTGGATGGGATTGTTCGCCTCGATGTGATCAACCTTCTGGGGCAGAATATCTGCACCCTGGTTGACGGCTATCGTGCCCGCGGGATGCACATGGAAACGTGGGATGGACGTGACCGCAACGGCGCCACGGTGCCGTCGGGGATCTACTTCTACCGTCTGACGCAGAACGCCGAATCGCTGACGCGCAAAATGGTGCTGCTGAAGTAG